A part of Flavobacteriaceae bacterium GSB9 genomic DNA contains:
- a CDS encoding ABC transporter permease has protein sequence MISYFLNKIFYALLTLLGVVTVIFFLFSVLPGDPAQMMMGQNEDSEQLAAVKQKYGFDKPISTQYFYYLNDLSPISFHSENPKDYTFLQNGKYRAVQLFTIGNITTVLKFPYLRESFTKQGKPVSEVLAETLPNTFVLAVSAITIAMFMGVFLGIVSALYKDKWLDKSIQVLSTLGMSVPSFFSAILFAWFFGFILHEYTNLEMTGSLYELDDFGEAMHIKWKNLILPAVVLGIRPLAVVIQLMRNSLLEVFNQDFIRTARAKGLSEFQIIKNHAVKNALNPVVTAISGWFASMLAGAVFVEYIFGWNGLGKEIVNALNTLDLPVIMGSVLIIAVLFIIINIFVDIIYVWLDPKVKLQ, from the coding sequence CTGATTAGTTACTTTTTAAATAAAATTTTTTACGCCCTGCTCACCTTATTAGGAGTGGTTACGGTTATATTCTTTTTATTTAGTGTACTTCCGGGCGATCCCGCCCAAATGATGATGGGGCAAAATGAAGATAGTGAACAATTGGCTGCCGTAAAGCAAAAATACGGTTTCGATAAACCAATAAGTACGCAGTACTTTTATTATTTAAACGACTTGTCGCCCATATCATTTCATTCTGAAAACCCTAAAGATTACACATTTTTACAAAATGGAAAATACAGAGCTGTCCAGTTGTTTACCATTGGGAACATAACAACAGTTTTAAAGTTTCCATATTTGCGTGAATCGTTTACCAAACAGGGTAAGCCTGTAAGCGAAGTGTTGGCCGAAACGCTTCCCAATACTTTTGTTCTAGCAGTATCAGCAATAACAATCGCCATGTTTATGGGTGTTTTTCTAGGAATAGTTTCTGCATTGTATAAAGATAAATGGTTAGATAAGTCTATCCAAGTGCTCAGTACTTTAGGAATGAGTGTGCCATCGTTTTTTAGTGCCATACTTTTTGCGTGGTTTTTCGGTTTTATCTTGCATGAGTACACTAATCTGGAGATGACAGGAAGCCTCTATGAATTGGACGATTTTGGCGAGGCCATGCACATTAAGTGGAAAAATTTAATATTACCAGCTGTAGTTTTGGGCATCCGTCCGTTGGCCGTGGTCATTCAGCTTATGCGTAATTCGTTATTAGAAGTCTTTAATCAAGATTTTATCCGTACCGCGAGGGCAAAGGGTTTAAGTGAATTTCAAATTATAAAAAATCATGCTGTTAAAAACGCTTTGAATCCAGTGGTTACTGCCATTTCGGGGTGGTTCGCGTCTATGTTGGCCGGAGCCGTTTTTGTAGAGTATATTTTTGGCTGGAATGGCCTAGGGAAAGAAATTGTAAATGCATTAAATACATTAGATTTGCCCGTTATCATGGGTTCGGTGTTAATTATCGCGGTATTGTTTATAATAATCAATATTTTTGTGGACATTATTTACGTTTGGTTAGATCCTAAAGTGAAATTACAGTAA
- a CDS encoding DoxX family membrane protein, producing MKAIVSISRILVGILFIISGFIKLNDPLGFSYKLQEYFSADVLNLPFLEPYALLVSVFVVVFEVVLGVFLIIGYKPKFTVWSLLGMIVFFTFLTFYSAYFDKVKDCGCFGDALKLTPWESFTKDVVLLVFILILFFGVKYIKPVFGKLQTTVLALLGFVLSLWFAYHVLMHLPAIDFRAYKIGNNIKEGMIVPDDAPKPIIEYTWKFKVNGEEKTFVTDGAYPSVDGDFIDVETKVIDEGYTPPVVDFSIETSNGEDLTEHFLSEENLVVVVSYSLEKIERDGTLKLNALQKRAQHNGYRIIGLTASGEDAKTYINKTYNLDFKWYLCDEKALKTVVRSNPGVLELDAGTVKQKLHWNDIEDLKLPKVERKPEPKSALENAVVAYFINEQPSTKEDVEVLDSSKIESINVIKDTIKLKELNTQNNTFYTSIIEVTLKSN from the coding sequence ATGAAGGCAATAGTTAGTATTTCACGAATTTTAGTGGGCATTTTATTCATTATTTCTGGGTTTATAAAGCTGAACGACCCTTTAGGGTTTTCATACAAATTACAGGAATATTTTAGTGCCGATGTTTTGAATCTACCGTTTTTGGAACCCTATGCGCTCTTAGTTTCGGTATTTGTTGTGGTTTTTGAGGTCGTTTTAGGAGTATTCTTAATTATTGGTTACAAACCTAAATTCACCGTTTGGAGTTTGTTGGGCATGATAGTCTTTTTTACCTTTTTAACCTTTTATTCGGCGTATTTCGATAAGGTAAAAGATTGCGGTTGCTTTGGTGATGCCTTAAAGTTAACACCGTGGGAAAGCTTTACAAAAGATGTTGTTCTTCTTGTTTTTATACTGATATTGTTTTTTGGTGTTAAATACATAAAACCTGTTTTCGGAAAGTTGCAGACCACCGTATTAGCCCTTTTGGGCTTTGTTTTAAGTCTGTGGTTTGCTTACCATGTGTTAATGCACCTTCCAGCTATAGACTTTAGGGCATACAAAATTGGAAACAATATTAAAGAAGGTATGATTGTGCCCGATGATGCGCCAAAACCCATTATTGAATATACCTGGAAGTTTAAAGTGAACGGTGAGGAAAAAACATTTGTAACGGATGGAGCTTACCCTTCGGTAGATGGTGATTTTATTGATGTTGAAACCAAAGTGATTGATGAAGGCTACACGCCGCCAGTAGTTGATTTTTCTATAGAAACTTCAAACGGAGAAGATTTAACCGAACACTTTTTGAGTGAGGAAAACCTGGTAGTAGTGGTGTCCTATAGTCTGGAAAAGATTGAAAGGGATGGTACGTTAAAACTGAATGCCTTACAGAAAAGAGCACAACATAATGGTTATAGGATAATAGGGTTGACAGCTTCTGGGGAAGACGCTAAAACCTATATTAACAAAACCTATAACCTCGATTTTAAATGGTATTTATGTGATGAAAAAGCTCTAAAAACGGTTGTGCGGTCTAACCCTGGTGTTCTGGAGCTTGATGCTGGTACTGTAAAGCAAAAATTACATTGGAATGATATTGAGGATTTAAAATTGCCAAAGGTTGAAAGAAAACCAGAACCAAAATCAGCACTTGAAAACGCTGTTGTTGCTTACTTTATAAATGAACAGCCATCTACTAAAGAAGATGTAGAAGTGTTGGATTCATCAAAAATTGAAAGTATAAATGTTATTAAAGATACTATTAAGTTAAAAGAATTGAATACGCAAAATAATACCTTTTATACTAGTATTATTGAGGTTACACTTAAATCCAATTAA
- a CDS encoding DUF1599 domain-containing protein: MQDTSKQYDAVIDTCKSLFEKKMSDYGSAWRILRLPSLTDQIFIKAQRIRGLQENDVRKVDEDEVSEFIGIINYCVMALIQLEKGVAEQPDMSTKEAVSLYTEKVAVTKKLMEDKNHDYGEAWRDMRVSSLTDLILQKLLRVKSIENNKGNTQVSEGVDANYQDMINYAVFALIHLNEQK, translated from the coding sequence ATGCAAGATACTTCAAAACAATACGATGCTGTAATCGATACCTGTAAAAGTTTGTTTGAAAAAAAGATGAGTGATTATGGCAGTGCTTGGCGGATATTACGGTTACCGTCATTAACCGATCAAATTTTTATAAAAGCGCAACGTATTAGAGGGCTTCAAGAAAATGATGTTAGAAAGGTTGATGAAGACGAGGTCAGCGAATTTATTGGAATAATAAACTACTGTGTTATGGCTTTGATTCAACTGGAAAAAGGAGTGGCAGAACAGCCCGACATGAGCACCAAAGAAGCGGTTAGCCTTTATACTGAAAAAGTAGCCGTTACAAAAAAGCTAATGGAAGATAAAAACCATGATTATGGCGAGGCTTGGCGCGATATGCGGGTTAGTAGTTTAACAGATTTGATTTTGCAAAAGTTGTTGCGTGTAAAATCGATTGAAAATAATAAAGGAAATACTCAGGTTAGTGAAGGTGTCGATGCCAATTACCAAGACATGATTAATTACGCTGTTTTCGCATTAATTCACTTAAACGAACAAAAATAA
- the folP gene encoding dihydropteroate synthase → MTINCKGQLIDLSRPKIMGILNITPDSFYDGGKHKNESDILQHVEVMLDEGATFIDVGAYSSRPNADHVDQDTELKRILPIVDLILREFPETLISIDTFRSHIAKKCIEAGAALINDISAGKLDDNMLPTIASLRVPYIMMHMRGTPQTMQQLDNYDNLTKDILFYFSERIAATKALGIVDVIVDPGFGFAKNTAQNFELLNQLELFKTIEKPVLVGVSRKSMIYKTLETSTKEALNGTSVLNTVALQKGASILRVHDVKEAMECVKLVEKLEVRS, encoded by the coding sequence ATGACTATTAACTGCAAAGGACAACTTATAGACCTATCGCGCCCCAAAATAATGGGGATTTTAAACATTACGCCCGATTCGTTTTACGACGGCGGCAAACATAAAAACGAAAGTGACATTTTACAACATGTGGAAGTCATGCTAGATGAAGGTGCCACTTTTATTGATGTTGGTGCTTACAGCTCACGACCCAATGCCGACCATGTGGACCAAGACACCGAACTAAAACGCATATTGCCCATTGTTGATTTGATTTTAAGGGAATTTCCAGAAACCCTTATTTCTATTGATACGTTTAGAAGCCACATTGCCAAAAAATGTATTGAAGCGGGTGCTGCTTTGATTAATGACATTTCTGCGGGGAAACTGGACGACAATATGTTGCCGACCATAGCAAGCTTAAGAGTGCCTTACATTATGATGCATATGCGCGGCACACCACAAACCATGCAACAACTCGACAATTACGATAATTTAACCAAAGACATTCTTTTCTATTTTTCTGAAAGAATTGCAGCCACCAAAGCTTTAGGCATTGTTGACGTTATTGTAGACCCTGGTTTTGGGTTTGCCAAAAACACAGCGCAGAACTTTGAATTATTAAACCAACTCGAACTGTTCAAAACCATTGAAAAACCTGTATTGGTTGGAGTTTCAAGAAAATCGATGATTTACAAAACATTAGAAACCTCGACGAAAGAAGCTTTAAATGGCACATCTGTTTTAAATACCGTTGCGCTGCAAAAAGGGGCTTCCATTTTAAGGGTTCACGACGTAAAGGAAGCTATGGAATGTGTAAAATTAGTGGAAAAGTTAGAAGTTAGAAGTTAG
- a CDS encoding diadenylate cyclase — protein MEIFKDILDLSVVDIIDVILVALLLYYVYKLVKGTVAINIFIGIIIIYLVWKLTEVLNMQLLTGIFGGFMKVGIIALIVVFQPEIRKFLLMVGSTNFNRRKKFLQQFKFLKTDSDNETDVDAILSACNKMSMSKTGALIVFERNNNLDFLSESGDEMNIKVTQPIIESIFFKNSPLHDGAIIISDNIVKATRVILPVNNEKHIPQRFGLRHRAAIGVTEKTDALALAVSEETGHISYFKDGEFVVFEDTSELRAMIKKDLG, from the coding sequence TTGGAAATATTTAAAGACATTCTTGACCTTTCAGTAGTCGATATTATCGATGTTATTTTAGTTGCCCTTCTACTCTACTATGTTTACAAACTGGTTAAAGGTACTGTGGCCATCAATATTTTTATTGGTATTATTATTATTTATTTGGTTTGGAAACTTACCGAAGTTCTTAATATGCAGTTGTTAACAGGTATTTTTGGAGGGTTTATGAAGGTGGGTATTATTGCGTTAATCGTGGTATTCCAACCTGAAATAAGAAAGTTTTTGCTCATGGTGGGATCTACAAACTTTAATCGACGTAAAAAATTCTTGCAACAGTTTAAATTTTTAAAAACAGACAGTGACAATGAAACCGATGTGGATGCGATTTTATCGGCCTGTAACAAAATGTCGATGTCTAAAACTGGGGCTCTGATTGTTTTTGAACGTAACAACAATTTAGATTTTTTATCGGAATCTGGCGATGAGATGAATATAAAAGTGACCCAACCCATTATCGAGAGTATCTTTTTTAAAAACAGTCCGTTACACGATGGCGCCATTATAATAAGCGACAATATTGTAAAGGCCACGCGCGTTATCTTACCCGTAAACAACGAAAAACATATCCCACAACGTTTTGGCCTACGCCATAGAGCAGCCATTGGAGTAACCGAAAAAACAGATGCTCTAGCCTTGGCCGTTAGTGAAGAAACAGGGCATATTTCTTATTTTAAAGATGGTGAATTTGTGGTTTTTGAAGACACTTCAGAACTGAGGGCCATGATAAAAAAAGATTTGGGTTAA
- a CDS encoding ABC transporter ATP-binding protein/permease: MSKPKENIFDFELFKRLFEYIKPYKRVFVGLVLLVVFLAIFSSATPYITKDAIDSSIMSKEEKGFLFFIILMLAVLILQTVFQLLFIYYASWLGQNLVMDVRVKLFDHLLQFKMKYYDNSSVGVLITRAVTDMERIADIFGQGLFMIVRDLLTMTVVFGVMVYINLKLTLIVFVMLPILLYATRVFQKYMKKAFEEVRTEVSNLNSFVQERLTGMKILQLFTREDVEYQKFKTINERHKKGWLKTVWYNSIFFPIADLASSVTIGLVAWYGGLNVVFDGSNVSQGDLVAFIMFIPMLFRPLRQIADKFNTLQMGMVAATRVFKVLDTTSQIDDHGTIEADNFKGEIKFENVYFNYVDDEDVLKGISFDVKKGHTVAIVGATGAGKSTIINLLSRFYEIKSGVISIDGIDIKDVKLASLRAQIAVVLQDVFLFADTIMSNITLDHPEILEEQVYQAAKEIGIHDFIMSLPNGYNYNVKERGAMLSSGQRQLISFLRAYVTNPSILVLDEATSSVDSYSEQLIQNATDKITKGRTSIVIAHRLATVKKADNIIVMDAGEIVEQGTHNELLKKDNGYYKNLYEVQFLQKEAV; this comes from the coding sequence ATGAGTAAACCAAAGGAAAATATTTTTGATTTTGAGCTTTTCAAACGGCTTTTTGAATACATAAAACCTTATAAACGTGTGTTTGTTGGGCTTGTGCTTTTAGTCGTTTTTTTGGCTATTTTCAGTTCAGCAACACCTTACATAACAAAAGATGCCATAGATAGTAGCATTATGAGCAAGGAAGAAAAAGGGTTTTTGTTCTTCATTATTTTAATGCTGGCTGTATTGATTTTGCAAACCGTTTTTCAGCTGTTGTTTATTTATTATGCGTCATGGTTAGGCCAGAATTTAGTCATGGATGTACGTGTAAAACTATTTGATCATTTGCTGCAATTCAAAATGAAGTATTACGATAATTCTTCTGTAGGTGTGCTTATCACGCGCGCGGTAACCGATATGGAGCGTATAGCTGATATTTTTGGCCAAGGGTTATTCATGATTGTTAGGGATTTGCTAACCATGACGGTTGTTTTCGGGGTCATGGTTTATATAAACTTAAAACTTACCCTTATTGTTTTTGTGATGTTGCCCATTTTACTTTATGCCACAAGGGTATTTCAAAAATATATGAAAAAAGCTTTTGAGGAAGTAAGAACCGAGGTTTCTAACCTAAACTCTTTTGTGCAGGAACGCTTAACAGGTATGAAAATTTTGCAGTTGTTTACGCGCGAAGATGTGGAGTACCAAAAATTCAAGACTATAAACGAACGTCACAAAAAAGGTTGGCTAAAAACCGTTTGGTATAACTCTATATTTTTTCCTATTGCCGATTTGGCATCATCGGTAACCATTGGTTTGGTGGCCTGGTACGGCGGATTGAATGTCGTTTTTGACGGAAGCAATGTGTCACAAGGCGATTTGGTAGCTTTTATCATGTTTATACCCATGTTGTTTAGGCCGTTAAGGCAAATAGCCGATAAGTTCAATACCTTACAAATGGGGATGGTGGCTGCAACACGCGTATTTAAAGTGTTGGATACCACTTCGCAGATTGATGACCACGGTACTATTGAAGCCGATAATTTTAAAGGTGAAATAAAATTCGAAAACGTCTATTTCAATTATGTTGATGATGAAGATGTGCTCAAAGGCATTTCCTTTGATGTAAAAAAGGGCCATACCGTTGCTATTGTTGGTGCTACGGGCGCAGGAAAATCAACTATTATCAACTTGTTGAGTCGTTTTTATGAGATAAAAAGTGGTGTTATTTCTATTGATGGCATCGATATAAAGGATGTAAAACTAGCATCTTTAAGAGCGCAGATAGCAGTTGTATTGCAAGATGTTTTTCTGTTTGCCGATACTATAATGAGCAATATTACCCTCGACCATCCTGAAATTTTAGAAGAGCAAGTGTATCAGGCTGCTAAAGAAATAGGTATTCACGATTTTATAATGAGTTTACCCAATGGTTATAATTATAATGTAAAAGAACGTGGCGCCATGCTGTCATCTGGACAGCGCCAGCTCATTTCGTTTTTAAGGGCTTACGTAACCAATCCAAGTATTTTGGTGCTTGATGAAGCGACTTCTTCGGTAGATTCGTATTCGGAGCAACTTATACAAAATGCTACTGATAAAATCACAAAAGGAAGAACATCCATAGTAATAGCGCATCGTTTGGCTACCGTTAAAAAGGCAGATAATATTATCGTTATGGATGCTGGTGAGATTGTAGAACAAGGCACCCACAACGAACTACTTAAAAAAGACAATGGCTATTATAAAAACCTTTACGAGGTGCAGTTTCTTCAAAAAGAAGCTGTTTAA
- the truA gene encoding tRNA pseudouridine(38-40) synthase TruA, with protein MRYFLELSYNGKAYHGWQNQPNAVSVQEVIEKSLSTLLGKKTDIVGAGRTDAGVHASQMFAHFDTEMAVNEPDLVYKLNSFLPKDIAIHHVFKVKPEAHSRFDALSRTYLYRVSLKKNVFNFDAAYYVKQLLDVEKMKQASKILLQYKDFQCFSKSKTDVKTYYCDVVQADWFYKDDELHFVVKANRFLRNMVRAIVGTMVNIGLGKIEVDDLHHIIQSKNRSEAGFSVPAHALYLTKIEYPEDIKL; from the coding sequence TTGAGGTATTTTTTAGAATTGTCTTACAACGGAAAAGCTTATCATGGTTGGCAAAATCAGCCCAATGCTGTGTCAGTTCAAGAAGTTATTGAGAAAAGCCTTTCAACGTTGTTAGGAAAAAAAACAGATATTGTTGGTGCAGGGCGTACCGATGCCGGTGTGCATGCTAGCCAAATGTTCGCTCATTTTGATACCGAAATGGCTGTTAATGAACCCGATTTGGTTTATAAACTTAATTCGTTTTTACCTAAAGACATTGCCATTCATCATGTTTTTAAGGTGAAGCCCGAAGCTCATTCGCGGTTCGATGCACTTAGCCGAACCTATTTGTATAGAGTATCGTTAAAGAAAAATGTATTTAATTTTGATGCTGCTTATTACGTAAAACAGCTCTTGGATGTTGAAAAAATGAAGCAAGCATCAAAAATACTGTTGCAGTATAAAGATTTTCAATGCTTTTCAAAAAGTAAAACCGATGTAAAAACGTATTATTGCGATGTGGTTCAAGCCGATTGGTTTTATAAAGACGACGAACTGCATTTTGTTGTAAAGGCCAATCGCTTTTTACGAAACATGGTTCGCGCCATTGTGGGAACCATGGTCAATATTGGCTTGGGTAAAATTGAAGTTGATGATTTACATCACATTATCCAATCTAAAAATAGGAGTGAGGCAGGGTTTTCGGTTCCTGCTCACGCTTTATATTTAACAAAAATTGAATATCCAGAGGATATAAAATTGTAA
- a CDS encoding metallophosphatase family protein, whose amino-acid sequence MTKILLLSDTHGYMDDQILKHVEQADEVWHAGDIGDLKITDSIKALKPLKAVYGNIDDAKIRGEFPEHNRFMCEDVDVWITHIGGYPPKYNNRVYHDIKKNPPKLFICGHSHILKVMPDKKLNLIHMNPGAVGKHGFHKVRTMLRFTIDGKKIDNLEVIEFDKRY is encoded by the coding sequence ATGACTAAAATACTGCTCCTTTCTGATACGCATGGTTACATGGACGACCAAATTTTAAAACATGTTGAGCAAGCTGATGAAGTTTGGCATGCTGGCGATATTGGTGATTTAAAAATAACCGATTCCATAAAAGCATTAAAACCTCTAAAAGCTGTTTACGGAAATATTGACGACGCCAAAATCAGGGGTGAATTTCCTGAGCACAACCGTTTTATGTGTGAAGATGTTGACGTTTGGATTACGCACATTGGTGGATACCCTCCAAAATATAACAATAGAGTTTACCATGACATTAAAAAGAATCCGCCTAAATTGTTCATCTGTGGACATTCACATATTTTAAAGGTGATGCCCGATAAAAAACTAAATTTAATCCATATGAACCCTGGAGCTGTTGGAAAACACGGGTTTCACAAAGTTCGTACGATGCTACGCTTTACAATTGACGGGAAAAAGATTGACAACTTAGAAGTTATCGAGTTTGATAAACGGTATTAA
- a CDS encoding DUF4293 domain-containing protein — protein sequence MLQRIQTVYLLIAAAISGGLIFVFELWQTESGVKVFASDTSYVFAAFLSSAFFSVVAIFRYKNRKSQFMLGRLNIILNFILLGFFVYRSLNLSGETAVSEKGIGMLLPIVSIVFLALANKAIKKDEDLVKSVDRLR from the coding sequence ATGCTACAACGTATCCAAACCGTCTATCTTTTAATTGCTGCCGCAATTTCTGGCGGCTTAATTTTTGTGTTTGAGTTATGGCAGACAGAATCTGGCGTTAAAGTATTTGCAAGCGATACCAGTTATGTTTTTGCGGCATTTTTAAGCTCAGCCTTTTTTTCGGTTGTGGCGATATTTCGATACAAAAATAGGAAGTCTCAATTTATGTTGGGGCGACTTAACATCATATTAAACTTTATTTTACTAGGATTTTTCGTGTACCGATCGCTAAATTTATCTGGAGAAACGGCGGTTTCTGAGAAAGGTATTGGGATGCTTCTCCCTATTGTTTCTATCGTGTTTTTGGCCTTGGCCAATAAAGCCATCAAGAAGGATGAAGATCTTGTAAAATCTGTAGATCGTTTACGTTAA
- the rho gene encoding transcription termination factor Rho, protein MFEISQLKAKKLTDLQEIAKKLNVPKYRSLKKLDLVYQILDQQAADPSAVKEAVAPTSDSESETKDKKPARKPRQRVQHQSSQKDDKKATPEKSSDTVKGDSKQKQKSNDQKQDNSSKQNNQSDNQQKNTKRNKNQQKSQKNNNVDKGNKDNRNRYREPDFEFDAIIQSEGVLDIMQDGYGFLRSSDYNYLSSPDDIYVSQSQIRLFGLKTGDTVLGHVRPPKEGEKYFPLIKVSKINGQNPNVVRDRVSFEHLTPLFPQEKFNIAERQSTISTRIMDLFSPIGKGQRGMIVSQPKTGKTMLLKDVANAIAANHPEVYQMILLIDERPEEVTDMQRNVHGEVIASTFDKEAHEHVRIANIVLEKAKRLVECGHDVVILLDSITRLARAYNTVQPASGKILSGGVDANALHKPKRFFGAARNIENGGSLTIIATALTETGSKMDEVIFEEFKGTGNMELQLDRKISNRRIFPAIDLTSSSTRRDDLLLDDNTIQRMWIMRKYLADMNPIEAMEFINERVKQTRNNEEFLISMNG, encoded by the coding sequence ATGTTTGAAATTTCACAACTAAAAGCAAAAAAACTCACTGACTTACAGGAGATTGCAAAAAAACTGAATGTACCTAAGTACCGTTCATTAAAAAAATTAGATCTAGTTTACCAAATATTAGACCAACAAGCGGCAGATCCAAGTGCCGTAAAAGAAGCTGTAGCGCCAACCTCTGATTCAGAATCTGAAACAAAGGACAAAAAGCCGGCCAGAAAACCTAGACAGCGTGTACAGCACCAAAGTTCGCAGAAGGATGACAAGAAGGCAACACCTGAAAAAAGCTCAGATACTGTGAAGGGAGATTCCAAACAAAAACAAAAATCTAACGACCAGAAACAAGATAACAGTTCTAAACAAAATAACCAGAGCGATAATCAGCAAAAGAATACCAAACGCAATAAAAACCAGCAAAAAAGCCAAAAGAACAACAACGTTGACAAAGGCAATAAAGATAACAGAAACCGTTATCGCGAGCCCGATTTTGAGTTTGATGCCATTATACAAAGTGAAGGCGTTCTGGACATTATGCAGGATGGATATGGGTTTTTGCGCTCATCGGATTACAATTATTTATCATCCCCAGACGATATATATGTATCACAATCGCAAATTAGGCTTTTTGGCCTAAAAACAGGAGATACTGTTTTGGGGCATGTACGTCCGCCAAAAGAAGGTGAAAAATATTTCCCTTTAATAAAAGTTAGTAAAATTAACGGGCAAAACCCCAATGTGGTAAGAGATCGCGTTTCTTTTGAACATTTAACACCTTTATTTCCTCAGGAAAAGTTTAATATAGCCGAAAGACAAAGCACCATTTCTACCAGAATTATGGACTTGTTTTCTCCTATCGGGAAAGGCCAACGCGGTATGATCGTTTCCCAACCTAAAACAGGAAAGACCATGCTGCTTAAAGATGTGGCCAATGCCATTGCCGCAAATCACCCTGAGGTTTACCAAATGATTTTATTGATTGATGAACGCCCAGAAGAGGTTACCGATATGCAACGTAATGTGCATGGCGAAGTTATAGCATCAACATTCGATAAAGAAGCCCACGAACACGTTAGAATCGCAAATATAGTACTTGAAAAAGCAAAACGCTTGGTAGAATGCGGGCACGATGTAGTAATTCTTTTAGATTCGATTACCCGTTTGGCTCGTGCTTATAACACCGTGCAACCTGCATCAGGAAAAATACTAAGTGGTGGTGTTGATGCCAATGCGCTGCACAAGCCAAAACGCTTTTTTGGTGCCGCCAGAAATATTGAAAATGGTGGATCGCTTACCATTATAGCCACAGCTCTTACTGAAACTGGCTCTAAAATGGATGAAGTTATATTCGAAGAATTTAAAGGAACCGGTAACATGGAACTTCAATTGGATAGAAAAATTTCTAACCGTAGAATATTCCCTGCCATCGACCTTACCTCTTCCAGTACGCGTCGCGATGATTTGTTGTTGGACGACAACACCATACAGCGTATGTGGATTATGCGTAAATACTTAGCTGACATGAACCCTATAGAAGCGATGGAATTTATTAACGAGCGCGTTAAACAAACTAGAAACAACGAAGAGTTCTTAATATCAATGAACGGATAA
- a CDS encoding metalloregulator ArsR/SmtB family transcription factor: MGLSKTEIFTDEQNEIARFAKAFGHPARVAILQHLFKSNTCVCGDLVDEIGLAQPTISQHLKELKQLGLIKGNVEGTSVCYCINTESWTKMKNVMHQFLNQDVPNQDCC, from the coding sequence ATGGGCTTATCTAAAACAGAAATATTTACAGACGAACAAAATGAAATAGCACGTTTTGCAAAGGCTTTTGGACACCCAGCAAGAGTAGCTATTTTGCAGCATTTATTCAAATCAAACACCTGTGTATGTGGCGATTTGGTTGATGAAATAGGCTTAGCGCAGCCTACCATTTCGCAACACTTAAAAGAACTTAAACAATTAGGCTTAATAAAAGGTAACGTTGAAGGCACTAGTGTTTGCTACTGTATAAACACAGAAAGCTGGACAAAAATGAAAAATGTTATGCACCAATTTTTAAACCAGGATGTACCAAACCAAGATTGTTGCTAA
- a CDS encoding DUF6428 family protein: MKLSEIKNKLKQLDQIAFQLPNGELVPSHFHVTEVGKITKYFIDCGGTVRNEEVVNFQLWNANDYNHRLHPEKLLKIINLSEKILEIEDLEIEVEYQGSTINKFGLDFDGKNFLLTTKHTDCLAKDNCGIPGEKPKVKLSDLNNEPCCEPGGNCC, from the coding sequence ATGAAACTTTCAGAAATTAAAAACAAACTAAAGCAATTAGATCAAATTGCTTTTCAATTGCCAAATGGCGAATTAGTTCCTAGCCACTTCCATGTTACAGAAGTGGGTAAGATCACAAAATACTTTATTGATTGTGGAGGAACCGTGCGTAATGAAGAGGTAGTAAATTTTCAACTTTGGAATGCCAACGACTACAACCATAGGCTACACCCAGAAAAGTTATTGAAAATAATTAATCTTTCAGAAAAAATTTTAGAGATAGAAGATTTAGAGATCGAGGTAGAATACCAAGGCAGCACCATTAATAAATTTGGTTTAGACTTTGATGGCAAAAATTTCCTGTTAACCACAAAGCATACCGATTGTTTAGCTAAGGACAACTGTGGCATTCCAGGTGAAAAACCAAAGGTAAAACTATCTGATTTAAACAATGAACCTTGCTGCGAACCTGGCGGAAACTGCTGCTAA